The sequence tagtttgtgctccagtggatgaagagagtcaaactttaagtactgatcagtatatgttgttttacggtaaacatcaacaatcaaatgtcccccatcaccaattgtaatttcagtctaagaaggctaacctgttgtTTTTCACATCctgcctggtgaacttgatgtggttgtccacagagttaatgtggttgatgaaatgtggtacatccagagatttaactttaacccaggtgtcatccataaatctgaaccaatggctatgtggtgtccctggataggacatcagagcccttctTTCCATTtgctccatatacaagttggccactacaggtgagaaaggggaacccatagcacgccCATGCCTCTGCTtacagtactgccccctgtatgtgaagtacatggactgaagacagcttcaggagcagacacacttggtcaatgttaagggtggtcctattgctaagggtggggtcattttgtaatttcatatggactacctccactgcataatcaacaggaacgcatgtgaagagagacttaacatcataagagaccattgtttcacccCCCCCAATAATGATGgacctcaccttatccacaaaatccatagtgttctgaatgtgatgttcattactgcctaccaataagttaagaatagatgcaagaaaattaaagatgttataggtcactgagttaatcatacaaacactaGGTCGTAATGGTAcaccctgtttatgtatcttaggtaaactatACAGATTAGgtatagcttcccctgggtataatctctgataaaaattctgtcaataggggGAAGCTACACCTTGTCTAGGTTTACATAAGCTATCTAAATAGGATGTGACTCTAcggtcaaacttgaataggtaTCCTGAATCAAATTTAACCTACCTCTGTAGGTGCAAATAACagcattgattttgtttttcccTCTATCCAGACTATGTACAGGTATCTCATCAGCAGCATCATAAGCAGGAGAGGAGCCCCACTCTGGCtaaggaggaacaacaggaactctggatcagtccacaggaagaccaccttccattgcaggaggtagctgatacctctgagtccatatttacccctctttgtgatggaaatgatgATAGTAAAGATCAGCCTCTGTCCTCACAACTCTATCAAactcagacagagggagacacaaaGCCCCCAGCTGTCCCCCCATTTGAACTGATACAACTGGATGTCAAAGAAGAGAACTTgctaatatcagaaccaacaagtgACCACCATACCCTCTCTAACTACTGTTATGTGACTAAGAGTGAAGCTGACCATACTTGCAGTCATCTGAACTGCGCGGAAGCAGATTCAACTTGGAAAGCCAGGCTGAAACCTCACAAAAAGCCCAACAAGTGCAAAATTTGTGGGAAAGTGCTTTATAATTTGGAAATTTTCAAAAGTCACATGACATTTCACACAGGTGAAAAGCCTTTCAAATGCACCACTTGTGGGAGAGATTTTACCTGGAAGTGTAACATGGAGAGGCATACAAGGACTCATGCAGGGGaggagccattcagatgcaccacgtgccgGAAAATGTTTACCGATGAGTCACGTTTTCAGaggcacataaggactcatacaggggagaagccattcagatgcaccatgtgcgggaaaatgtttacccagaagtcaagttttcaaaggcacgtaaggactcatacaggggagaagccattcagatgcaccacatgtgggaaaatgtttacccagaagtcaagttttcaaaggcacataaggactcatacaggggagaagccattcagatgcaccatgtgCGGGGAAATGTTTACCCGGAAGTCAAGTTTAGAAATGCATGTAAGGATTCATACAGGGGAgaggccattcagatgcaccacctgtgggaaaatgtttactcgGAAGTCACATTTGCGAACGCACGTAaaaactcatacaggggagaagccattcagatgcaccatgtgcgggaaaatgtttacccggaaGTCAAGTTTACAAATGCACGTAAGgagtcatacaggggagaagccattcagatgcaacatgtgcgggaaaatgtttactcgGAATTCAGATTTACAAAtgcatgtaaggactcatacaggtgaGAAGCcgttcagatgcaccacatgcgggaaaatgtttacccgtaAGTCACATTTACTAAGGCACATGAGGACTCATATACAAGGGAGAAGACATTCAGATGCTGTAATTGTGGAAATGGGTTCAGCTCAAAACGTCATCTCAAACAACATGTCATGATCCACACAGGTAAGAGGCCTCACAGATCACTGCAAAAAGAAATTAACTGACTGTTCCTCTTAATAATTTATAATCATTTTATATCGCAATATATCAGGAGGTTAAATTGAATCCTTATAAGTGTgcaactgcacaaacaagacatggGGCCCTTTATGATCATTTTGTCAATATGGTCCAAAGCGGTGCAATAATAAGATCAATACTTTTATACTgaaagacagttttttttttaccaacaaaCTTAGAATGTAGTTATGCCTCACAGGTCCATTTCATTGGAGTCATGGTGATACAGACTTATACAGAGTGTGACACCATAGCATCAGATTGTTGATAGTTTTTGATATTAAGGAGGAAGAACCGTAGTAATTAAGCAGAAAGTGCAACACTTTGCGTTGTGACCATATAATCATGCATGCTATTTTCCGCCCTTACTACTTGCCTCATGAATTTCAACAGCTGTTCTTCATGATGGTGTACATTCATCCGCGAGCTAATGCATCAGCTGCTGCACAAGTGACTGCCGACGTAATACACAGGCTCGATTCAGTCATCCCAGATGCCCCCAAATGTATCCTTGGAGATTTTAACCACTGTACTTTAAACAAGACTCTGAGGACATACAAACAGTATGTAACTTGTGCCACCACACAAAAGAACACTACAATAACCACAATAACCTGTGTTATGGTTCATTGTGCGGTGCTTACAAGTCCTTGCCCATGCCTTCATTTGACGTGTTGTACCATAATAGAGTGTGTGTCTTAATGTACAAACCTTCCTTCAGGCGCCTTGAGTGTGGGGAGAAAAAAGTACAGATTTgtgtgtctcctctcttcagacATGTTTTGATTGCACTGACTGGCAATGTTTTTATGATGCTTGTGATTATATTGATTAACTTTCTGACACTATCTCATCTTACATCACATTCTGTGTTGACTCCGTCGTTAAAAAAGGTAAACCACTGAACACAAAAATGAGTGGAAGCCATCCTCAGAATTCGAAAACCTTTCACTAAGAGACAATTAATGTCATTTTTAGGGATAACAAGCCACTGTTGACAGTGGATCTGTGACTATGCATCCCTGGAGGCTCCACTATTATCTATTACGCATGACCATGGACTAAAACCAATTGACAATGTCATGTACACAGAGGCTGCTAACGCAGCTCTCACTCAACTAACACAGACTTTGACTACCGAAGATACTTTAGGACTGCCTGATCCAGACAGATCAGACTGTGGACTGAGTAGAAGGTTTTATGATGAGCAACACAGaggaaaaaggagaaaaagtcttaagtgcacatatgtaaacaagGTATGGGAGTCTGAGGACGGACGTCCTTGCCTGCCTAAGTGTTTCTTTCCTTTTAATGTAaaattggcacatgggaaggaccatgtgtcaAAAGGGGGGATGGTGGGCGCAGTAAACAAACACTGGTTTACGAGAGGCTTCACAAAATTTTTCCAACATTTTTGTTTAAAATCTTTattttgtttgaaaaataatgccACAAGAGGGCAAATCATACAAGCCTTGAGCCACCTTCCCCCGACCAACCATTTGATCACCTGCAGATGGGTGTCATTGAACTAACACCATGTGAGGGAAATAAATATTGTCTCGTGATTGCTGATATGTTTTCTAAGGGGGTTGAAGTTTTCCCTACAGGGAAGGCAGATGCCCCCACAGTAGCAGAAGTGCTAGTAAGAGAGATTATTCCCAGATTGGGAATACCACGGAAGATCAGCAGTGATAACTGGGCATATTTTGTAAATAGTGCTATTAAACAACTTTCAACATTTTTGGGTATCAATCTTAGGCAACATTGCACCTATCATCCAAAGAGTGGTAGAGTGGTTGAGACAGAAAATgggaaaattgaaaataaattgCTCAAATGTAATGATGAGAAAGGACTCGCATAGATAAAGGCACTGCCCTTAGTGTCGATGGCCATGAGAGCAAGAGGAGGGCTGCAACAGGTGTGTCGCCTTTTGAAATCCTTACAGACAGACCCATAAACACTGGAATAGCCCTTCCCCTGCAAAAGCACATCCTCAGCTCAGACCTCAAGGATGTAATGCTTAATTGTTGTATGCAGTTAAACATGATGCTGAGTTCTGTTCACATGCAGGTGAGATTGGCATTTCCACTGCCAATAGTGGGTCAGCTGCATGACCTGAACCCAGGCGATTGGGTGCTGATAAATGACCTAAAGAGAAAAAATTGGCGAAGCCCCGTGGGCGAGGTCCCACCAAGTGCTCTTGGCCACACCTACGACGATGAAGGTGGAGGGGAGAATCAGCTGGACACATGCCAACCACTGCAAGAAGGTGCCACCACTGGAAACAGAGGTCAGGGTGAGAGACCCGCTCCACTCACAATCGAGGAAGAGAAGTAGACGTGGCCAGCTCTAAATGAGGTTTAGAAACGTACAGAGTTCTGCTCCTCAGAGCATCAAAGCCACTGCACCCACTGTGGTTTTACCTCGAatccctcctacttcctccaaTGGTGAGAATTGTagaaagagaggaggaaaaaGTAGCTATGCAATTTTGTCAGGATTCATTCGTAAGAACAATGTGTAGCTTTTTTATGTTGAGATTAGTGTTGTCCAGCTCTTTTCCCCCACAGTTAACTGTTCTTCTGCGATATCAAATCATTTCCTATTTTCCAaaagaattgaatcaagtgcaactggacttggtatatatccgtgaagacgtttcacctctcatccaagaggctttgtcagttcgtgtctttcttactagaccaagctagtctgacttgcTGATGATGAAACTCTGAttgttatcctctttggagtcgttgtcagagctaatgatgtccatggctctttgtgttccgatgtttagcaatgccctctgcaacacagagctgacaatgtgcccagcagcactcaggcccaacaggaagaacacaaacacctgaagggagctttaaaaacctgcggctaccccagttggacctttgtgaaaactgcaacacgttccaaaaagaccaaccgggtgagcgatgaggagaaaaggaacagaaggaagaacaTAGTAATCCGGTatatttctggggtctccgagaacctcaggagaatttttaacaaacaccgcatcccagtatacttcaaacccagcaacacactccgacaaagactggttcatcccaaagaccgtgtaccacacacccggaaaagcagtctggtgtatgctgtacagtgcaatgaggattgcactgacctatacataggagaaaccgaacaaccactacacaaatggatggcccaacacagaaggccaaactcctcaggacaagactcagcagtttatctacacctaaaggagaagacacactccttcgaggatagcaacgtacacattttggacagggaagatagatggtttgaaagaggagtgaaggaagccatctatgcaaaactggaa is a genomic window of Lampris incognitus isolate fLamInc1 chromosome 14, fLamInc1.hap2, whole genome shotgun sequence containing:
- the LOC130123373 gene encoding gastrula zinc finger protein XlCGF28.1-like, with amino-acid sequence MSKINLLRSFVIERLTAAAEEILGAFERTIAEYEDERERQRRLLDMVLKPRITLHRIDYVQVSHQQHHKQERSPTLAKEEQQELWISPQEDHLPLQEVADTSESIFTPLCDGNDDSKDQPLSSQLYQTQTEGDTKPPAVPPFELIQLDVKEENLLISEPTSDHHTLSNYCYVTKSEADHTCSHLNCAEADSTWKARLKPHKKPNKCKICGKVLYNLEIFKSHMTFHTGEKPFKCTTCGRDFTWKCNMERHTRTHAGEEPFRCTTCRKMFTDESRFQRHIRTHTGEKPFRCTMCGKMFTQKSSFQRHVRTHTGEKPFRCTTCGKMFTQKSSFQRHIRTHTGEKPFRCTMCGEMFTRKSSLEMHVRIHTGERPFRCTTCGKMFTRKSHLRTHVKTHTGEKPFRCTMCGKMFTRKSSLQMHVRSHTGEKPFRCNMCGKMFTRNSDLQMHVRTHTGEKPFRCTTCGKMFTRKSHLLRHMRTHIQGRRHSDAVIVEMGSAQNVISNNMS